The following proteins come from a genomic window of Populus nigra chromosome 6, ddPopNigr1.1, whole genome shotgun sequence:
- the LOC133696251 gene encoding E3 ubiquitin-protein ligase AIRP2-like — protein sequence MEMMCYQLSNSSYQDSLKVLEADIQHANALAAAIPKDKGGARLRMKLAYNHWAPLFFFLLQRIDCSYFCLLPRYLNFFHVLVYKVYTDGRPGLSKHGRKATVQEFYGVILPYLQRLNSNLEEMGDVKGENYGMESLGKKKVEGDNRLANIDLEREDECGICLEHCTKMVLPNCCHAMCIKCYRNWNTRSESCPFCRGSLKRVNSEDLWVLTCNSEVVDTKAISKEDLLRFYLYINSLPKDYPDALFLVYYEYLI from the exons ATGGAGATGATGTGTTATCAGCTGAGCAACTCATCTTACCAAGATTCCCTTAAAGTTTTGGAGGCTGATATCCAGCATGCTAATGCTTT GGCTGCTGCTATTCCAAAGGACAAGGGTGGAGCACGCCTGCGGATGAAATTAGCTTACAATCACTGGgctcctctctttttctttctgctACAAAGAATAGATTGTTCTTATTTTTGCCTGCTCCCCAGATATCTAAATTTCTTTCATGTACTAGTATATAAG GTGTATACTGATGGTAGACCAGGCCTATCTAAGCATGGAAGGAAAGCAACAGTTCAGGAATTCTATG GTGTTATATTGCCGTATCTTCAACGGCTTAATAGTAACTTAGAAGAGATGGGGGATGTTAAGGGAGAGAATTATGGCATGGAGAGTTTGGGCAAAAAGAAGGTGGAAGGAGATAACAGGCTTGCCAATATTGATTTAGAGAGGGAAGATGAATGTGGAATTTGTTTGGAGCACTGCACCAAAATGGTCTTGCCTAACTGTTGTCATGCAATGTGCATCAAATGCTACCGCAATTG GAACACAAGGTCGGAGTCCTGCCCTTTTTGCCGTGGCAGCTTAAAGAGAGTTAACTCGGAAGACTTGTGGGTTCTCACTTGTAACAGTGAAGTTGTTGACACAAAAGCGATTTCCAAAGAGGATTTGTTGCGGTTCTACCTCTACATCAACAGCTTGCCAAAAGATTATCCTGATGCTCTTTTCTTAGTGTATTATGAGTACCTAATATGA